One genomic segment of Gopherus flavomarginatus isolate rGopFla2 chromosome 11, rGopFla2.mat.asm, whole genome shotgun sequence includes these proteins:
- the LOC127031440 gene encoding beta-1,3-galactosyl-O-glycosyl-glycoprotein beta-1,6-N-acetylglucosaminyltransferase 7-like encodes MNQLDATKSGFLVCIGLCIFILTFIYVRNTFSKVPSEQKSFPDTAECGVYPDELCSALFEGKSAAPQIGNWCQIIHQPEMPDCIRTPCNCSTVLKSLHFITRPLSEEEGNFSLAYIITIHKELEMFVKLLRAIYLPQNVYCIHIDEKSPQDYKTAVQNLVNCFENIFISSKRENVVYAGFSRLQADINCMKDLVNAKTQWNYVINLCGQDYPIKTNKEIIQYIKSKWNDKNITPGVVQPPHMKHRTHLSYKEYVHSGTSYVYPTKNMKDDPPHNLTIYFGSAYYVLTRKFVEFTLTDVRAKDLLEWSRDTYSPDEHYWVTLNRLNDAPAATPNAQWEGNIRAIKWKDQEGVAHNGCKGHYIRDICVYGLGDLQWIIESPNLFANKFEPTTYPLVMDCLERRYRLKVLQQAEVPLEAHWHFQESNYFNMKLNV; translated from the exons ATGAACCAACTTGATGCAACAAAATCAGGATTTTTAGTGTGCATTGGCCTCTGTATTTTCATCCTCACTTTTATCTATGTAAGAAACACATTTTCTAAGGTACCAAGTGAACAAAAATCCTTCCCAGATACAGCAGAATGCGGTGTTTATCCAGATGAGCTTTGTTCAGCGCTTTTTGAGGGGAAAAGTGCTGCACCTCAAATTGGAAATTGGTGTCAGATTATTCACCAACCTGAAATGCCTGACTGCATACGGACTCCATGCAATTGCTCTACAGTCTTGAAGAGTCTGCATTTTATAACAAGACCACTATCTGAAGAAGAAGGAAACTTCTCCTTGGCATACATCATCACAATTCACAAGGAGTTAGAAATGTTTGTGAAGCTACTCAGAGCCATTTATCTGCCTCAGAATGTTTATTGCATACACATAGATGAAAAGTCACCACAGGATTACAAAACTGCAGTGCAAAACCTAGTTAActgctttgaaaacatttttatttcatcaAAAAGAGAAAATGTTGTTTATGCAGGATTTTCAAGATTACAAGCGGATATTAATTGTATGAAGGATTTAGTTAATGCCAAAACTCAATGGAATTATGTTATTAATCTGTGTGGCCAGGATTATCccatcaaaacaaacaaagaaattaTACAGTACATCAAAAGTAAATGGAATGACAAAAATATTACTCCTGGGGTGGTCCAACCTCCTCATATGAAACATAGGACGCATCTTAGTTACAAAGAATATGTACATTCAGGAACATCCTACGTGTATCCAACCAAGAATATGAAAGATGATCCTCCACATAACTTAACTATATATTTTGGTAGTGCTTACTATGTACTCACTAGAAAGTTTGTGGAGTTTACACTGACCGACGTACGTGCAAAAGATTTGCTTGAATGGTCAAGGGACACATACAGTCCAGATGAGCACTACTGGGTCACACTGAATCGTTTAAATG atgcTCCAGCTGCTACACCAAATGCACAGTGGGAAGGAAATATACGAGCTATTAAATGGAAAGATCAAGAAGGAGTTGCACATAATGGCTGCAAAG GTCATTACATCCGAGATATTTGTGTCTATGGACTGGGGGATTTACAGTGGATCATTGAATCACCTAATCTATTTGCCAACAAGTTTGAGCCCACAACATATCCACTTGTTATGGACTGCCTAGAGAGACGCTATAGGCTTAAAGTATTGCAGCAAGCTGAAGTCCCACTAGAAGCCCACTGGCATTTTCAGGAAAGTAACTATTTTAATATGAAGTTGAATGTCTGA